In Oncorhynchus gorbuscha isolate QuinsamMale2020 ecotype Even-year linkage group LG02, OgorEven_v1.0, whole genome shotgun sequence, a single genomic region encodes these proteins:
- the LOC123990609 gene encoding galectin-9-like, with amino-acid sequence MRAWMFFTSNIYIYQQKRQEAGTRLSSVPFTGCIQGGLHEGKTITVTGRVLPNAKRFHVNLQCGSKEKPDVALHFNPRYESKHHVVCNTMYNSKWGPEELKYYIPMTQEEQFTLMFLVNQNSYSLRRLLSLILRLHIFVLLPCAIDFLSLLNPVSSQVIVNGAHFMEYLHRMSITQVDTIFVYGGVEIESIDFSNSEGSEDS; translated from the exons ATGAGAGCCTGGATGTTCTTCACAAGCAACATTTACATCTATCAACAGAAGCGCCAAGAGGCGGGGACCCGCCTGAgc AGCGTGCCATTCactggctgtatacagggaggtCTGCATGAGGGGAAGACCATCACTGTGACAGGGAGAGTCCTGCCAAATGCCAAGAG GTTTCATGTGAATTTGCAATGTGGCTCAAAAGAAAAACCTGACGTAGCCCTCCACTTCAACCCCCGATATGAATCCAAACACCATGTGGTCTGCAACACCATGTATAACTCTAAGTGGGGCCCAGAGGAGCTTAAATATTATATACCCATGACCCAGGAGGAACAATTTACACTCATGTTCCTGGTCAACCAAAATTCATATTCGCTCAGGAGACTTTTATCACTTATACTTAGGCTACACATTTTTGTTTTACT TCCATGTGCCATTGATTTCTTGTCTCTCCTAAATCCGGTCTCATCCCAGGTGATTGTGAATGGTGCCCACTTCATGGAGTACCTGCACCGGATGTCAATCACCCAAGTGGACACCATCTTCGTGTATGGGGGAGTGGAGATCGAATCCATTGACTTCTCTAACTCTGAAGGCAGTGA GGACTCCTGA